From one Montipora capricornis isolate CH-2021 chromosome 10, ASM3666992v2, whole genome shotgun sequence genomic stretch:
- the LOC138022134 gene encoding contactin-associated protein-like 2: MYRLRIFLTLFYSPLSVLAAQGNTQCRESGSQRGVALRHAVYSSKIIQHYFDCVNECINDPPCVSINFWWDTRECDLNYKTKEHSCRACFVAEPHSTYMGIGKTPGNRRYANSCTALKRLDPTSNSGVYAIDSDGEGGLPPFDVTCNMTDKNGVGVTVISHDSENRTHVKGCEPAGCYKRDIHYSGTTLSQLEMLTRVSSDCEQFIMYQCYQALLFRNIVNGAWWVSRDSKKMTHWGGASGHNKCACGMTNSCADSRFGCNCDKNDKVWREDSGLLTNETQLPVSQLRFVDTGDKREEGYHTLGKFKCYGTA; the protein is encoded by the exons ATGTATCGGCTACGTATTTTCCTTACATTATTTTACTCGCCGTTAAGTGTCTTGGCTGCGCAAGGCAACACACAGTGCCGTGAATCAGGAAGTCAACGTGGAGTCGCCCTTCGACATGCAGTCTACAGCTCCAAGATAATACAACACTATTTTGACTGCGTTAACGAGTGTATCAACGATCCGCCATGCGTGAGCATCAACTTTTGGTGGGACACCAGGGAATGTGATTTGAACTATAAAACAAAGGAACACAGTTGTCGCGCTTGTTTCGTAGCTGAACCACACTCAACTTACATGGGAATAGGGAAAACACCTGGAAACCGAA GATACGCCAATTCTTGCACCGCTTTAAAAAGATTGGACCCTACATCAAACAGTGGAGTTTACGCCATTGATTCTGACGGTGAAGGAGGCTTGCCACCGTTTGACGTCACCTGTAACATGACTGACAAGAATGGAGTTGGCGTGACAGTCATCAGTCACGACAGTGAGAACAGAACACATGTCAAGGGATGTGAACCTGCTGGTTGTTACAAACGTGACATTCACTACTCCGGAACAACTCTGTCTCAACTGGAAATGCTCACCAGAGTCTCCTCGGACTGTGAACAGTTTATCATGTACCAGTGTTATCAAGCTCTGCTTTTTCGCAACATAGTGAATGGAGCATGGTGGGTGTCACGTGACTCAAAAAAAATGACTCACTGGGGTGGAGCATCTGGTCATAACAAGTGCGCATGCGGGATGACCAACTCATGCGCAGACTCTCGCTTTGGTTGTAACTGTGATAAGAATGATAAGGTCTGGCGTGAAGATAGCGGTCTCCTCACCAACGAGACTCAGCTTCCAGTTTCGCAGCTCAGGTTTGTAGATACTGGAGACAAAAGGGAGGAAGGGTACCACACACTCGGAAAATTCAAATGCTATGGAACAGCATGA
- the LOC138020042 gene encoding contactin-associated protein-like 2 produces MYRLRIFLTLFYSPLSVLAAQGNTQCRESGSQRGVALRHAVYSSKIIQRYFDCVNECINDPPCVSINFWWDTRKCDLNYKTKEHSCRACLVAEPHSTYMGIGKLPGNRGYANSCTALKRLDPTSNSGVYAIDPDGEGGLPPFDVTCNMTDKNGVGVTVISHDSENRTRVKGCEPAGCYKRDIHYSGTTLSQLEMLTRVSSDCEQFIMYQCYQAQLFRRIVNGAWWMSRDSKEMTHWGGASGHNKCACGMTNSCADSRFGCNCDKNDKVWREDSGLLTNKTQLPVSQLRFGDTGGRGEQGYHTLGKFKCYGTA; encoded by the exons ATGTATCGGCTACGTATTTTCCTTACATTATTTTACTCGCCGTTAAGTGTCTTGGCTGCGCAAGGCAACACACAGTGCCGTGAATCAGGAAGTCAACGTGGAGTCGCCCTTCGACATGCAGTCTACAGCTCCAAGATAATACAACGCTATTTTGACTGCGTTAACGAGTGTATCAACGATCCGCCATGCGTGAGCATCAACTTTTGGTGGGACACCAGGAAATGTGATTTGaactacaaaacaaaggaaCACAGTTGTCGCGCTTGTTTAGTAGCTGAACCACACTCAACTTACATGGGAATAGGGAAACTACCTGGAAACCGAG GATACGCCAATTCTTGCACCGCTTTAAAAAGATTGGACCCTACATCAAACAGTGGAGTTTACGCCATTGATCCTGACGGTGAAGGAGGCTTGCCACCGTTTGACGTCACTTGTAACATGACTGACAAGAATGGAGTTGGCGTGACAGTCATCAGTCACGACAGTGAGAACAGAACACGTGTCAAGGGATGTGAACCTGCTGGTTGTTACAAACGTGACATTCACTACTCCGGAACAACTCTGTCTCAACTGGAAATGCTCACCAGAGTCTCCTCGGACTGTGAACAGTTTATCATGTACCAGTGTTATCAAGCTCAGCTTTTTCGCCGCATAGTGAATGGAGCATGGTGGATGTCACGTGACTCAAAAGAAATGACTCACTGGGGTGGAGCATCTGGTCATAACAAGTGCGCATGTGGGATGACCAACTCATGCGCAGACTCTCGCTTTGGTTGTAACTGTGATAAGAATGACAAGGTCTGGCGTGAAGACAGCGGTCTCCTCACCAACAAGACTCAGCTTCCAGTTTCGCAGCTCAGGTTTGGAGATACTGGAGGCAGAGGGGAGCAAGGGTACCACACACTCGGAAAATTCAAATGCTATGGAACAGCATGA